One window from the genome of Archocentrus centrarchus isolate MPI-CPG fArcCen1 unplaced genomic scaffold, fArcCen1 scaffold_41_ctg1, whole genome shotgun sequence encodes:
- the LOC115776973 gene encoding profilin-1-like yields MSWNAYIDSMKTADQSGTAPVAQAAICGCTSGQESVWAGTLQVTADEIKKLCASDRSSFAQNGVYIAGRRCRLIRDQLDVDPMFAMDVKTAADAEGNTYSICVGKTKQAIVIAMGTKDASGGQVSNKVHTVVEHLRKAGY; encoded by the exons ATGTCGTGGAACGCCTACATCGACAGCATGAAGACAGCCGACCAGAGCGGGACGGCCCCGGTGGCACAAGCTGCCATCTGTGGCTGCACATCTGGGCAGGAGAGCGTCTGGGCCGGCACACTGCAAGTCAcg GCTGATGAGATCAAGAAGCTGTGTGCCAGCGACCGATCGAGCTTCGCTCAGAACGGCGTTTATATCGCCGGAAGGAGGTGCCGGCTGATCCGAGACCAGCTGGACGTAGACCCGATGTTTGCGATGGACGTGAAGACTGCAGCAGATGCTGAAGGAAACACGTACAGCATCTGTGTCGGGAAGACAAAACAAG CAATAGTCATAGCCATGGGCACAAAAGATGCCTCTGGTGGACAGGTGTCCAACAAGGTTCACACCGTGGTGGAACACCTGCGGAAAGCTGGTTATTAA